From a single Nitrospirota bacterium genomic region:
- a CDS encoding CBS domain-containing protein, which yields MKVQDIITSDVQCCGPDTNLAAAAKMMWDSDCGALPVLNVEGHVMGMITDRDICMAAATKNKPASDITVWETISGKVHTCQLSDDVHTALDIMKREKVRRLPVVDEDGVLQGIVAMNDFVLLAADAKGAKAPAVSYEDVVRTMKAISMHRALVGV from the coding sequence ATGAAAGTCCAAGATATTATAACCAGCGATGTACAATGTTGCGGCCCTGACACCAATCTGGCTGCCGCCGCCAAAATGATGTGGGACAGCGACTGCGGAGCCCTTCCCGTCCTGAATGTTGAGGGCCACGTGATGGGCATGATCACCGATCGAGACATCTGCATGGCTGCAGCTACCAAGAACAAGCCGGCGTCAGACATCACCGTCTGGGAAACGATCTCCGGAAAGGTCCATACGTGCCAGCTGTCCGATGATGTCCATACGGCTCTGGATATCATGAAACGGGAAAAAGTCAGACGTCTTCCTGTCGTGGATGAAGATGGAGTGCTCCAGGGTATCGTCGCCATGAATGATTTTGTGCTCCTCGCCGCAGATGCGAAGGGGGCGAAGGCGCCGGCCGTCTCCTACGAGGATGTCGTGCGGACAATGAAGGCGATCAGCATGCATCGGGCGCTGGTGGGAGTCTAG
- a CDS encoding OmpA family protein: MSTRWHLSYFGILLCLLVVAVVSGCSSRKVVTSSGDQRYVPGATAQAQTPMAAAKASPPAAPPAVKESRVTEQPVAPAPLSQPPVPQTGPSAGLSDIFFDFDRFAIRDDARSGLEANAGILKARSGEKILIAGHCDERGTSAYNLVLGERRAQAAARYLEDLGVSSSQMQITSYGKERPFCEEHSEACWQSNRRAHFTR, from the coding sequence ATGTCGACCCGGTGGCACCTGTCCTATTTCGGTATCCTCCTTTGCCTGCTTGTTGTTGCAGTAGTGTCCGGCTGCTCGAGCCGCAAGGTCGTCACGTCGTCAGGGGACCAGAGGTATGTGCCGGGGGCAACCGCACAAGCCCAGACGCCTATGGCAGCGGCAAAGGCCTCTCCACCTGCAGCGCCGCCTGCGGTGAAGGAATCGCGGGTCACGGAGCAACCGGTTGCCCCTGCTCCTCTGTCACAGCCGCCGGTGCCTCAGACCGGGCCGAGCGCAGGTCTATCGGACATCTTTTTTGATTTTGACCGGTTTGCGATTCGCGATGATGCTCGATCCGGGCTCGAAGCCAACGCCGGTATTCTGAAGGCGCGGTCCGGCGAGAAGATCCTCATCGCAGGCCACTGTGACGAGCGGGGAACAAGCGCCTACAACTTGGTCCTGGGTGAACGGCGTGCACAGGCTGCCGCACGCTATCTGGAGGACCTCGGTGTTTCCTCATCACAAATGCAGATCACGAGTTACGGGAAAGAACGCCCCTTTTGTGAGGAACATAGTGAAGCCTGTTGGCAGTCGAATCGACGGGCTCACTTCACCAGATAG